The Desmonostoc muscorum LEGE 12446 genome includes a region encoding these proteins:
- a CDS encoding DMT family transporter yields MTTKQAFLQQKLSSTPALVGTLSLFFALIPISLAPSLTKLCQLEIGANAVVFHRSWIATVVFALWNGLEAFRYQQSDNQTIEHKPLTKKEIWLLLAMGTAAATYLLLWAWSLSQTNVANVALLSNLNSLFVALAGYLLFGQRFDYRFVVGLSIALGGAIAFEINKVQFATDQLLGDVLAFLTAIFMATCMLLIEQLRSRFSTATIMLWRCGITTMFLLPVVPFLEDRLLPYSWMGWFFIIFQALFCQVLGQGLLAYSLSRISSRVVAVTLLAEPVLASIFAWFIFSEQVGLFDWVTFAVVLVGIYLAQSSRSVVKVIDEKS; encoded by the coding sequence ATGACGACAAAACAGGCATTCCTACAACAAAAGTTATCCTCAACACCAGCTTTAGTAGGAACTTTGTCATTATTTTTTGCCCTAATTCCCATATCTTTGGCACCATCTCTGACCAAATTATGTCAATTAGAAATTGGTGCAAATGCTGTAGTATTTCATCGCAGTTGGATTGCTACAGTCGTTTTTGCACTGTGGAATGGACTTGAGGCTTTCCGCTACCAACAGTCAGATAACCAAACGATCGAACACAAGCCTTTGACCAAAAAAGAAATCTGGCTGTTGTTAGCAATGGGAACTGCTGCTGCAACCTACCTACTCTTGTGGGCTTGGTCGCTGAGTCAAACTAACGTTGCCAACGTGGCTTTATTGTCTAATTTGAATTCCTTATTCGTTGCTTTGGCTGGGTATCTGTTATTCGGTCAGCGTTTCGATTATCGATTCGTTGTTGGTTTGTCCATCGCCTTGGGGGGAGCGATCGCATTTGAAATCAATAAGGTGCAATTTGCCACTGACCAATTACTCGGTGATGTCTTAGCATTTCTGACTGCGATTTTCATGGCAACGTGTATGTTGCTCATAGAACAACTCCGTTCTCGATTTAGCACCGCAACTATCATGCTGTGGCGCTGTGGAATCACAACAATGTTTTTACTACCCGTCGTTCCATTCCTCGAAGATAGACTACTCCCCTATTCGTGGATGGGTTGGTTTTTCATTATTTTTCAAGCCCTTTTCTGCCAAGTGTTGGGTCAGGGACTTTTAGCTTACAGCCTCAGCAGAATCTCTTCACGAGTTGTCGCCGTCACTCTTCTGGCCGAACCAGTTTTAGCTTCGATTTTTGCTTGGTTCATTTTTTCAGAACAGGTGGGCTTGTTTGACTGGGTGACTTTTGCCGTAGTTTTAGTAGGTATTTATCTAGCCCAATCTAGTCGATCTGTTGTGAAAGTAATAGATGAAAAATCGTAG
- a CDS encoding M28 family peptidase, which yields MSLIERLQTSLNEIARERDPYIATAGHFFVQEYIRQEFSQWGSVEIHTFQVRGKPCKNLILNLPSQARPQKKDLPPILIGAHYDAVPGTPAADDNATGVAVLLELARKFAAEPVRYPLRLVAFDMEEYGLLGSADYAALLREQKQQLRLMISLEMLGYKDSTPGSQSYPPFLERFYPNSGDFIALIGNWRTIGDLIGMSRSIRQVGVPSQWLPVPNKGLIVPQTRLSDHAPFWDLGYPAMMVTDTAFLRNPHYHKPSDTVASLDLDFLRGVCEGLEMGIRRF from the coding sequence TTGAGTTTAATAGAACGATTACAAACTTCCCTCAATGAGATAGCGCGAGAACGCGATCCTTATATAGCAACAGCTGGACATTTTTTTGTCCAAGAATATATCCGCCAGGAATTTTCCCAATGGGGAAGTGTGGAAATCCACACCTTCCAAGTTAGAGGTAAACCTTGTAAGAATTTGATCTTAAATTTACCTTCCCAAGCTAGACCGCAAAAAAAGGATTTGCCACCTATTTTAATTGGTGCCCACTATGATGCTGTTCCTGGAACACCAGCTGCGGATGATAATGCCACAGGTGTAGCAGTGTTGCTGGAATTAGCCAGAAAATTTGCTGCTGAACCTGTAAGATATCCCCTAAGGCTGGTTGCTTTCGATATGGAAGAATATGGCTTACTGGGTAGCGCTGACTATGCAGCTTTGTTGCGCGAACAAAAGCAGCAGTTACGTTTAATGATTTCACTAGAAATGCTGGGCTATAAAGATTCTACACCCGGTTCTCAAAGTTACCCGCCTTTTTTGGAGCGCTTCTACCCAAATAGCGGCGATTTTATTGCTTTAATTGGCAATTGGCGGACAATTGGTGACTTAATTGGTATGAGTCGTAGTATTCGCCAAGTCGGTGTACCTAGTCAATGGCTACCCGTACCAAATAAAGGTTTAATAGTTCCGCAAACCAGACTTAGCGATCATGCACCTTTTTGGGATTTGGGTTATCCGGCAATGATGGTAACGGATACGGCATTTTTACGGAATCCACATTATCACAAACCTAGTGACACAGTTGCTAGTTTGGATTTAGATTTTTTGAGGGGTGTATGTGAAGGTTTAGAGATGGGGATTAGGCGATTTTGA
- a CDS encoding DMT family transporter → MNISNQTKMALAVLLIGVGVISFGSIFVRLSETELSPNATVFNRFWVASLVFGLWYGYKTICQQFSQNQPIEQQSYTSQDFWLFPGAGVCWAATLVFLAWSLTQTSVAISSVLHNLAPIFTSLGAWLLFRHGFGSQFLIGMVVALGGAIAIEFEQLQIATNELRGSFAAIASAIFMGAYLLMVEKLRIKFSPDIIQFWICAIAALTMFPILLFTQDQFFPSTLSGWLWVISLAVICQVVGHGILTYSLARFSSVVVSLVHLLEPVFSAIFALVIFSEKLSFFNLMGFAIVLIGLYLAISSQVAANSPFQESVKTIFVKNLLKI, encoded by the coding sequence ATGAATATATCCAATCAGACGAAGATGGCGCTTGCGGTATTACTTATAGGCGTGGGCGTCATCTCTTTTGGCTCTATTTTTGTGAGATTGAGCGAAACTGAACTCAGCCCCAATGCCACTGTATTTAATCGCTTCTGGGTTGCTAGTCTGGTCTTCGGGTTGTGGTATGGATATAAAACGATATGTCAGCAATTTTCCCAAAATCAACCCATAGAACAGCAATCCTACACTAGTCAAGATTTCTGGCTATTCCCAGGCGCTGGTGTTTGTTGGGCTGCTACTTTGGTCTTTTTGGCTTGGTCGCTGACTCAAACTAGCGTCGCTATCTCTAGTGTTTTACATAATCTCGCCCCCATATTTACTAGCTTAGGGGCGTGGCTGTTATTTCGTCACGGTTTTGGGAGTCAATTTTTGATCGGGATGGTTGTCGCCCTTGGGGGAGCGATCGCTATTGAATTTGAACAACTCCAAATCGCCACAAACGAACTTCGAGGAAGCTTTGCTGCCATCGCTTCAGCAATTTTCATGGGCGCATACCTGCTGATGGTAGAAAAATTACGAATTAAATTTTCTCCAGATATAATTCAGTTCTGGATCTGTGCGATCGCTGCCCTAACCATGTTCCCCATACTTTTGTTCACTCAAGATCAGTTTTTCCCTTCTACACTCAGCGGGTGGCTTTGGGTGATTTCCCTAGCCGTGATCTGCCAAGTTGTAGGTCACGGAATTTTGACCTATAGCCTTGCTAGGTTTTCCTCTGTGGTTGTCTCCTTGGTGCATCTGTTAGAGCCAGTATTTAGTGCCATTTTCGCTCTTGTAATATTTTCGGAAAAGTTAAGTTTTTTTAATCTAATGGGTTTCGCTATAGTTTTAATCGGTCTATACTTAGCCATATCTAGCCAGGTTGCAGCTAATTCGCCGTTCCAGGAATCAGTCAAAACTATTTTTGTTAAAAATTTGCTAAAAATATGA